The genomic segment CCGACTCGAAGCGATGAACGTGGACGAGATGTTTGTGCGCTCCTCCATCACTTGTGAAACCCGTCACGGCGTCTGCTCCAAGTGCTACGGACGTGACCTGGGTCGCGGCCACCTGGTCAACAGCGGTGAGGCAGTCGGTGTTATCGCTGCCCAGTCGATCGGTGAGCCCGGTACCCAGCTGACCATGCGTACCTTCCACATCGGTGGTGCGGCGTCGCGGACCTCTGCTGCTGACAGCATCCAGGTCAAGACCGGTGGTGCCCTGCGCTTGCACAACCTGAAGACGGTAGAGCGTAAGGATGGCTCTCTGGTAGCGGTATCCCGCTCCGGTGAGCTGGCGGTTGCCGACGAGTTTGGTCGTGAGCGTGAGCGTTACAAGCTGCCTTACGGCGCCAACATCCTGCTGAAGGATGGTGCTGCGGTGAACCCGGGCGATGTAGTTGCGAAATGGGATCCCCATACCCACCCGATCATCACCGAAATCGCTGGTAAGGTGGCCTTCTCCGGTATGGAGGAGAACATCACCATCAACAAGCAGACCGATGAGCTGACCGGCCTGTCCAATATCGAGGTACTCGATCCCAAGGATCGTCCTGCCGCCGGTAAGGATATCCGCCCCGCAGTTTGCCTGGTGGATGACAACGGTAACGAGCTGAAGCTGGCCGATACCAATACCCCGGCGCAGTACTTCCTGCCCTCCAACGCCCTGCTGACCCTGAATGACGGTGCGCAGCTGGAAGTGGGTGATGTAATTGCCCGTATCCCGCAGCAAAGCTCGGGTAACAAGGATATCACCGGTGGTCTGCCACGGGTTGCTGACCTGTTCGAGGCCCGTAAACCGAAGGAGTCCTCTATCCTCGCCGAGGTGAGCGGTATGGTGAGCTTCGGTAAGGAGACCAAGGGTAAGAAGCGCCTGGTGATCACCCCGACTGACGGCGGCGACCCCTATGAGGAGCTGATCCACAAGTGGCGTCACCTGAACGTGTTCGAGGGTGAGAAGGTGGTCAAGGGTGAGGTTATCTCCGACGGCCCGTCCAACCCCCACGATATCCTGCGCCTGCTGGGTATCAGCGAGCTGGCCAAGTACATCGTCAACGAGATCCAGGACGTGTACCGCCTGCAGGGTGTAAAGATCAACGACAAGCACATCGAGACCATCCTGCGTCAGATGTTGCGTAAGATTGAGATTACCGATACCGGTGATTCCAGCTTCATCCGTGGTGACCAGGTTGAGTACGTACGCTTCCTGGAGCACAACGAAGAGCTCGAGGCTGAGGGTAAGATCCCGGCCAAGGGTGAGCGTGTGCTGCTGGGTATCACCAAGGCGTCGCTGGCGACCGAGTCCTTTATCTCGGCGGCCTCCTTCCAGGAGACCACCCGGGTACTGACTGAGGCGGCAGTGACCGGCAAGCGTGACTACCTGCGTGGGCTCAAGGAGAACGTGGTCGTGGGTCGACTGATTCCTGCGGGAACCGGCCTGGCCTACCACAACGACCGTCGTCTCAAGCGCCAGGAGGAGGATCTCGCATCCGGTACCGCCAGCGTTAGCCTGAGCGACGTCGAGCAGGCACTGAGCGAAGCCCTGAACTCCAGCAATAACTAGGGTTCAGGCCGCTTAACAGGAAAAGAAGGGAGACGGCCCGGGCTGATCAATGATCAGACTCCGGGCTTTCTCTTGACTCAGGCGCGCGTGATCTATAGAATCTCGCGTCCTTTAACATGGCTAAATTTCGGTTTGGCTGGTTTTAAATGGGCTCTGGCCCCTATTTGTAACTATTGGAGTTTGCTTACATGGCAACTATTAACCAGTTGGTTCGTAAGCCGCGTAAACGCAAAGTCGCTAAAAGTGACGTACCCGCCCTGCAGGCTTGCCCTCAGCGTCGTGGTGTGTGCACTCGCGTCTATACAACTACCCCCAAGAAGCCTAACTCTGCGCTTCGTAAGGTATGTCGTGTGCGTTTGACCAACGGCTTCGAGGTAACCTCGTACATCGGTGGTGAAGGCCACAACCTTCAGGAGCACAGTGTGGTTCTGATTCGCGGCGGTCGTGTAAAGGACTTGCCGGGTGTACGTTATCACACCGTTCGCGGAAGTCTGGATACCCAGGGTGTTAACGACCGTAAGCAGGGTCGTTCCAAGTACGGTACCAAGCGTCCGAAGTAATTTTATTGTTGAGTTGATAAGAGTAAGGCTGAGCGTCGCCGGAAACGGTCGTTCTCAGGCCAGACCTGAAGACCTACATTTTTTAGAGGGCTTATCATGCCAAGAAGACGAGTCATCGCTAAGCGCGAGGTTCTCCCAGATCCTAAGTACGGGAACCAAACGCTGGCCAAGTTCATTAACCACGTAATGGTTAGTGGTAAGAAATCCGTTGCCGAGCGCATTGTTTATGGTGCGTTGGACAAGGTTGCAGAGCGCACCAAGGGTGACGCGCTGGAGATTTTTGAAAAGGCGCTGGAATCCATCGCGCCAATGGTGGAGGTTAAATCCCGCCGAGTGGGTGGTGCGACCTATCAGGTGCCGGTAGAGGTTCGTCCTTCCCGTCGTACCGCACTGGCTATGCGCTGGCTGGTAGATTACTCCCGTAAGCGTGGTGAGAAGTCTATGGCCCTGCGTCTGGCGGGCGAAATTGCCGATGCGGCTGAAGGTAAGGGTGCTGCGGTTAAGAAGCGTGAAGACGTTCACCGTATGGCTGAAGCCAACAAAGCGTTCTCTCACTTCCGTTTCTAATTTTTCGAGGATTATCTCGTGGCTCGTAAAACACCTATTGCCCGATATCGTAATATCGGTATTTGTGCCCACGTTGATGCTGGAAAGACCACGACCACCGAGCGTGTGTTGTTCTATACCGGTATATCTCACAAAATTGGTGAGGTTCACGACGGTGCGGCAACCATGGACTGGATGGAGCAGGAGCAGGAGCGTGGTATCACCATCACTTCTGCTGCCACCACCTGTTTCTGGAGTGGTATGGACAAGCAGTTCCAGGATCACCGTATCAACATTATCGACACCCCCGGGCACGTTGACTTTACCATTGAGGTAGAGCGTTCCCTGCGTGTGCTGGATGGTGCTGTGGTGGTACTGTGCGGTTCTTCCGGCGTGCAGCCCCAGACCGAAACCGTTTGGCGTCAGGCCAACAAGTACGCCGTACCCCGCATGGTGTTCGTCAATAAGATGGACCGTGCCGGCGCGGACTACATGATGGTTGTTCGTCAGCTGAAGCAGCGCCTTGGTGCTGTTG from the Aestuariirhabdus litorea genome contains:
- the rpsL gene encoding 30S ribosomal protein S12; amino-acid sequence: MATINQLVRKPRKRKVAKSDVPALQACPQRRGVCTRVYTTTPKKPNSALRKVCRVRLTNGFEVTSYIGGEGHNLQEHSVVLIRGGRVKDLPGVRYHTVRGSLDTQGVNDRKQGRSKYGTKRPK
- the rpsG gene encoding 30S ribosomal protein S7; protein product: MPRRRVIAKREVLPDPKYGNQTLAKFINHVMVSGKKSVAERIVYGALDKVAERTKGDALEIFEKALESIAPMVEVKSRRVGGATYQVPVEVRPSRRTALAMRWLVDYSRKRGEKSMALRLAGEIADAAEGKGAAVKKREDVHRMAEANKAFSHFRF